One Cydia pomonella isolate Wapato2018A chromosome 15, ilCydPomo1, whole genome shotgun sequence DNA window includes the following coding sequences:
- the LOC133525900 gene encoding uncharacterized protein LOC133525900 yields MRWFALILVLATLSTASPAPEPKKYKPEVKESKTNSSLTNEERKFLREVEAKFGIKSDVPVDEEKNKSDKETTKLPPKGDLPKFPFPAVIAIEIVNDTDSKGKGKRTIDANLGYGYRTNTGYSYSYFGKPQEKGKFVLYPYSQEDIPPAHPSGQENEYTKGGYTTASPNVEIQPSQAYELVPVKEEQTNSYEYKKPSTELKSNYENVKGLESPPPPPYKPSQSAPSTLYTTYNGDHFSGLSGQFPSVMPNFFVDSSQLLKSPQYQSAGLTSDYIRSHGPQLEQKVVPVLVLRIPSSYLKNPSAELYANLPQNYPISQYLNNVNLQELVNQYFAKIGYSMAPQIMSYNHSPLSAPVSAPAIAAPISSPASQYEPQHYANPYVRPAYTQADYSGVQYSAVQPVMAKYPSKYSFPQYYMAPAQAVYHQQPVQNQQYEYQYQYVPSQPESYQQYYVDNVDPEYQQISSQTHGQAAAAVDQESTVQHAPAHVQYEELQAPTQQQAHEVPQTPHYRQQLQSQQYETEAEYELPKENPKDDAPTKVSVSSYSTPKPRYGASQEQQQYYSSKEPVQKETIAIYPSSPKSQTIQRYQFDPQSGHSQNYYYQKQVGDDSASKTIVISENYPSQAHTIATVLPFHKTTPKPSKSMQSVNYVTPEPFSSKYQSRYNIMVPKTILGGATASNEKVSYVNSHSLPAHYIQSGSPLNLEEEYTTGLRHVPARSSQKAPSFPRNYHSQPKRMVKQEDKPESSPSSSPRKRNDKNDKRKSS; encoded by the exons ATGCGGTGGTTTGCGCTg ATTCTGGTGCTCGCTACGTTATCAACAGCGAGCCCGGCCCCCGAACCCAAGAAGTACAAACCCGAAGTTAAGGAATCTAAAACAAATTCAAGTCTTACTAATGAAGAAAGGAAATTCTTGAGGGAGGTAGAAGCAAAGTTTGGAATCAAATCCGATGTGCCTGTAGACGAAGAGAAAAATAAGTCTGACAAAGAAACAACGAAACTGCCACCCAAAGGAGACTTACCTAAATTTCCGTTCCCTGCAGTTATTGCTATTGAAATAGTAAACGATACGGACTCGAAGGGAAAAGGAAAAAGGACCATCGATGCTAATTTGGGATATGGGTACAGAACCAACACTGGTTATAGTTACTCCTATTTTGGAAAGCCACAAGAAAAAGGAAAATTCGTATTATACCCATATTCACAAGAAGATATTCCTCCAGCGCATCCTAGTGGCCAGGAGAACGAATATACAAAAGGAGGTTATACAACAGCTTCACCGAATGTAGAGATCCAGCCGTCACAGGCTTATGAACTCGTGCCAGTTAAAGAAGAACAAACGAACTCTTATGAATACAAAAAACCCTCGACTGAGTTAAAATCTAACTATGAGAACGTGAAGGGATTAGAATCTCCTCCACCGCCGCCCTATAAACCATCGCAGTCAGCACCCTCGACTTTATACACAACATACAATGGAGATCATTTTTCCGGATTGAGTGGTCAATTTCCTTCCGTTATGCCTAACTTCTTCGTAGATTCATCTCAACTCCTTAAAAGCCCTCAGTACCAGAGTGCTGGCTTAACTTCAGATTATATTCGATCACATGGACCTCAACTAGAACAAAAAGTAGTTCCTGTGCTAGTTTTGAGAATCCCAAGCTCGTATCTTAAGAATCCATCCGCTGAACTGTATGCTAACTTACCACAAAACTATCCGATATCGCAGTATTTGAACAATGTTAATTTGCAAGAGTTAGTCAATCAGTATTTTGCTAAGATTGGATATTCAATGGCACCTCAAATTATGTCTTATAACCATTCACCTTTATCAGCGCCTGTCTCTGCACCAGCGATCGCTGCGCCAATTTCGTCTCCAGCGTCTCAATACGAACCCCAGCACTATGCGAACCCGTATGTCCGACCAGCTTATACGCAAGCAGATTACTCCGGAGTCCAATATTCCGCAGTTCAGCCTGTCATGGCTAAATATCCTTCAAAGTATTCCTTTCCTCAGTATTATATGGCGCCAGCTCAAGCGGTTTACCATCAGCAGCCTGTGCAAAACCAGCAGTATGAGTACCAATACCAGTACGTTCCATCCCAACCCGAATCATATCAACAATATTACGTTGATAATGTTGATCCTGAATATCAGCAAATTTCAAGTCAAACTCATGGTCAAGCGGCAGCAGCAGTAGATCAAGAATCTACCGTTCAACATGCTCCTGCTCATGTACAGTACGAAGAATTGCAGGCGCCTACCCAACAGCAAGCACATGAAGTCCCCCAGACTCCTCATTACAGACAACAGCTGCAGTCACAGCAATATGAAACGGAAGCGGAGTATGAGTTGCCTAAAGAAAATCCTAAAGATGATGCTCCTACAAAAGTATCCGTAAGTTCCTACAGTACGCCTAAACCGCGATATGGAGCTTCTCAAGAACAGCAGCAATATTATTCTTCTAAAGAACCCGTTCAAAAGGAAACTATTGCAATTTATCCGTCATCTCCCAAAAGTCAAACGATACAAAGATACCAATTCGATCCTCAATCAGGTCATTCACAAAACTACTATTATCAAAAACAAGTTGGCGATGATTCTGCCAGCAAAACTATCGTCATCTCGGAGAATTATCCCAGCCAAGCACACACAATTGCTACCGTTCTACCCTTCCACAAAACGACGCCAAAACCAAGCAAATCAATGCAATCAGTGAACTACGTTACTCCTGAGCCATTTTCTTCAAAATACCAGTCAAGATATAACATAATGGTTCCAAAAACAATCCTTGGAGGTGCAACTGCATCCAATGAGAAAGTATCCTACGTCAACTCTCACTCGTTACCCGCGCACTACATTCAAAGTGGGTCACCATTAAACCTTGAAGAGGAGTACACAACCGGGCTCCGTCACGTACCTGCTAGGAGTTCACAAAAGGCTCCCTCCTTCCCAAGAAACTATCACAGTCAACCGAAGCGGATGGTAAAACAAGAGGATAAACCAGAGAGCTCACCGTCATCATCTCCGAGGAAACGAAATGACAAAAACGACAAAAGGAAATCATCGTAG